Proteins encoded in a region of the Sphingomonas jaspsi DSM 18422 genome:
- a CDS encoding disulfide bond formation protein B, with translation MLAPPRDASTVRLKQARLLALLVPAALIGGAYLFQYVGGLPPCEMCWWQRYPHFAAILIALASFAVGPAKARPLVLLAALAIAISGGIGVFHAGVEQKWWEGLTTCTAGGAMTLDELMNQPLIRCDQIPWSLFGISIAGWNAIVSLTSAAVIAVLALRKSA, from the coding sequence ATGCTGGCCCCGCCGCGCGACGCCTCGACGGTGCGCCTGAAGCAGGCGCGATTGCTGGCGCTGCTGGTGCCGGCGGCGCTGATCGGCGGCGCTTACCTATTCCAATATGTCGGCGGCCTGCCGCCGTGCGAGATGTGCTGGTGGCAGCGTTATCCGCATTTCGCCGCCATCCTGATCGCACTGGCGTCCTTCGCCGTGGGCCCGGCAAAGGCGCGTCCGCTGGTCCTGCTGGCGGCGCTGGCAATCGCAATCTCGGGCGGGATCGGCGTCTTCCACGCCGGGGTCGAGCAGAAATGGTGGGAGGGCCTCACCACTTGCACGGCGGGCGGTGCGATGACGCTGGACGAGCTGATGAACCAGCCGCTGATCCGCTGCGACCAAATTCCCTGGTCGCTGTTCGGTATTTCGATCGCCGGCTGGAACGCGATCGTCTCGCTTACCTCGGCAGCGGTTATCGCTGTTTTGGCCTTGCGGAAAAGCGCATGA
- a CDS encoding S41 family peptidase — translation MTKSRLSNLLPPLALVGALSLVPIATTAMAASESNTQKELETFFSVFERVRENYVDKVDDHTLIKGAIDGMLSALDPHSSYAEAADFAQLRTTTEGNYGGLGLTVSTEDGAVKVIAPTEDSPADRAGVKAGDYITHIDGEFLYGYSLDEAVDKMRGKPGTTVKLTIVRPGRDAPFDVKVTREKIELKPVKWEVKDNVGVININGFSANTGALTREALISIDQATGGKATGYIIDLRNNPGGLLDQAVEVSDAFLEQGEVVSERGRDPSDIERFYAKPGDLSHGKPIIILVDAGTASAAEIVAGALQDHRRAIVMGERSFGKGSVQSVVQMGPQAALRLTTARYYTPSGRSVQAGGIDPDIAVPQLSDPDFAKKRPRLREADLRRHLLSQANIKDDVLEEDTTSDPRFTATAEELEKKGVKDFQLDYALKTLKRLAPPAAAPAKVATR, via the coding sequence ATGACCAAGTCACGCCTGTCGAACCTGCTTCCGCCGCTGGCCCTGGTCGGCGCGCTGTCGTTGGTGCCGATCGCGACCACCGCGATGGCCGCATCCGAAAGCAACACCCAGAAAGAGCTGGAAACATTTTTCAGCGTCTTCGAACGGGTCCGCGAAAATTATGTCGACAAGGTCGACGACCATACGCTGATCAAGGGCGCGATCGACGGCATGCTGTCGGCGCTGGACCCGCATTCGAGCTATGCCGAGGCCGCGGATTTCGCCCAGCTGCGAACCACCACCGAAGGCAATTACGGCGGGCTGGGCCTGACCGTGTCGACCGAAGACGGCGCGGTGAAGGTGATCGCCCCGACCGAAGACAGCCCGGCCGACCGCGCCGGGGTCAAGGCCGGCGACTATATCACCCATATCGATGGCGAATTCCTCTACGGCTATTCGCTCGACGAGGCGGTCGACAAGATGCGCGGCAAGCCGGGCACGACGGTCAAGCTGACCATCGTCCGCCCCGGCCGCGACGCGCCGTTCGACGTCAAGGTCACCCGCGAGAAGATCGAGCTGAAGCCGGTCAAGTGGGAGGTCAAGGACAATGTCGGCGTCATCAACATCAATGGCTTTTCGGCCAACACCGGCGCGCTGACGCGTGAAGCGCTGATCAGCATCGACCAGGCGACGGGCGGCAAGGCCACCGGCTATATCATCGACCTGCGCAACAATCCGGGCGGGCTGCTCGACCAGGCGGTCGAGGTCAGCGACGCCTTCCTCGAGCAGGGCGAGGTCGTGTCCGAACGCGGCCGCGACCCGAGCGATATCGAGCGCTTCTATGCCAAGCCGGGCGACCTGTCGCATGGCAAGCCGATCATCATTCTGGTCGACGCCGGCACCGCCTCGGCGGCCGAAATCGTCGCCGGCGCGCTGCAGGATCATCGCCGCGCGATCGTCATGGGCGAGCGCAGCTTCGGCAAGGGTTCGGTCCAGTCGGTGGTGCAGATGGGGCCGCAGGCCGCGCTGCGCCTGACCACCGCGCGCTATTATACGCCGTCGGGCCGGTCGGTGCAGGCGGGCGGGATCGATCCCGACATTGCCGTGCCGCAGCTGAGCGACCCCGATTTCGCCAAGAAGCGGCCGCGGCTTCGCGAAGCGGACCTTCGCCGCCACCTGCTGAGCCAGGCGAACATCAAGGACGACGTGCTGGAAGAAGATACGACGTCCGATCCGCGCTTCACCGCCACGGCGGAAGAGCTTGAGAAGAAGGGCGTCAAGGACTTCCAGCTCGACTACGCCCTGAAGACGCTGAAGCGGCTGGCGCCGCCCGCGGCCGCGCCGGCGAAGGTGGCGACGCGCTGA
- a CDS encoding murein hydrolase activator EnvC family protein: MRAAALLPALACMAIAASGPVTSSIPTSDALVAAARKDARAAADRLAKLEGDAARAGDEASRLRREQAAAGAAIDEAEARISQSEAEVRAANAARALSERRLAERRAPLASLLAGLVTMGRQPPLLVLADGGGVEELVRVKALVDATRPVIERRSAALRADLDRRTALARQAADARTALAENRRLLESRRVRFADLERQAIARQQALAGQSLVAGDAVLASSETLSGAEESAALRRNALAMAAELVPMGLSPPRPAGPEGEPYRAPLPYMLPVDAPVSDGLGSVSPSGIVARGVTFATDRGAAVRAPADGTILFAAPYRGYDGVMIIDHGGGRSTMLLGLSSDLKAGSRVRAGEQIGRALGPLSVEFRDKGVPKSPAFIAASSVPLSNAGKAR, encoded by the coding sequence ATGCGGGCGGCGGCCCTTCTCCCGGCGCTGGCGTGCATGGCCATTGCCGCCAGCGGGCCCGTGACCTCGTCGATCCCGACGAGCGATGCGCTGGTTGCGGCGGCGCGCAAGGACGCCAGGGCCGCCGCCGACCGCCTGGCGAAGCTGGAGGGCGATGCCGCCAGGGCCGGCGACGAGGCGTCGCGCCTTCGCCGCGAACAGGCGGCCGCGGGCGCCGCCATCGACGAGGCCGAAGCGCGGATCAGCCAGTCCGAGGCCGAAGTCCGGGCTGCCAACGCAGCACGGGCGCTATCCGAGCGGCGGTTGGCCGAGCGCCGCGCCCCGCTGGCATCGCTGCTGGCGGGCCTGGTCACGATGGGCCGCCAGCCGCCGCTGCTGGTGCTGGCCGACGGCGGCGGTGTGGAGGAGCTGGTGCGGGTAAAGGCGCTGGTCGATGCGACCCGGCCGGTGATCGAACGGCGCAGCGCCGCGCTGCGTGCCGACCTCGACCGGCGGACGGCGCTGGCACGGCAGGCCGCGGACGCACGCACGGCGCTGGCCGAGAACCGGCGACTGCTGGAATCGCGCCGCGTCCGCTTCGCCGACCTGGAGCGGCAAGCGATCGCCCGGCAACAAGCGCTGGCCGGCCAGTCGCTGGTCGCGGGCGATGCCGTGCTGGCGAGCAGCGAGACGCTGTCCGGCGCCGAAGAGAGCGCGGCCCTGCGGCGCAATGCGCTGGCAATGGCCGCCGAACTGGTGCCGATGGGCCTGTCACCGCCCCGACCGGCGGGGCCGGAGGGCGAGCCTTATCGTGCGCCCCTGCCCTACATGCTTCCAGTCGACGCGCCGGTGAGCGACGGGCTGGGTTCGGTCAGCCCGAGCGGGATCGTCGCACGCGGGGTCACCTTCGCCACCGACCGCGGCGCCGCCGTGCGCGCGCCGGCGGACGGTACCATCCTCTTCGCGGCGCCCTATCGCGGTTACGACGGGGTGATGATCATCGACCATGGCGGTGGCCGGTCGACCATGCTGCTGGGCCTGTCGTCTGACCTCAAGGCCGGAAGCCGTGTGAGGGCGGGCGAGCAGATCGGACGCGCGCTGGGACCGCTGTCTGTCGAATTTCGGGACAAGGGCGTGCCAAAATCGCCTGCCTTCATCGCAGCTTCATCTGTACCGCTGTCCAATGCCGGGAAAGCCCGCTAG
- a CDS encoding 23S rRNA (pseudouridine(1915)-N(3))-methyltransferase RlmH — MLLHIIARGKIGRSPEAELTDRYLKRISWPTKVSELPDRGGTLPEAASNAVTVVLDERGKPLSSMDFAKKLEGWRDTGRREARFLIGAADGHDEALKADADLLLSFGPATWPHMMARAMLAEQLFRATSILANHPYHREG, encoded by the coding sequence ATGCTGCTCCACATCATCGCGCGCGGAAAGATCGGTCGGTCGCCGGAGGCGGAACTGACCGATCGCTACCTGAAACGGATAAGCTGGCCGACAAAGGTCAGCGAGCTGCCCGACCGCGGCGGGACGCTGCCCGAGGCCGCGTCCAATGCGGTAACGGTGGTGCTCGACGAGCGCGGCAAGCCGCTGTCGTCGATGGACTTCGCGAAAAAGCTGGAAGGCTGGCGCGATACCGGCCGGCGCGAGGCACGTTTCCTGATCGGCGCCGCCGATGGGCATGACGAGGCGCTGAAGGCGGACGCCGACCTGCTGCTGAGCTTCGGGCCCGCGACCTGGCCGCACATGATGGCGCGCGCGATGCTGGCCGAACAGTTGTTCCGCGCGACCAGCATCCTCGCCAACCACCCCTATCATCGGGAAGGCTGA
- the rsfS gene encoding ribosome silencing factor: MADPVTAPPAPAANDADVEALHQLVLKSLDDDQAVEMVTIPLAGKSSIADHMVIASGRSSRQVASMATKLAEKIKQQFGRIVRIEGLPVADWVLIDADDVIVHLFRPEVRTFYNLERMWAFGDDAPAKTATPGA, encoded by the coding sequence TTGGCCGATCCCGTAACTGCGCCCCCTGCACCCGCGGCGAATGATGCCGATGTGGAGGCGCTGCACCAGCTCGTCCTCAAGAGCCTCGACGACGACCAGGCGGTGGAGATGGTGACCATCCCGCTGGCCGGCAAATCGTCGATCGCGGACCATATGGTGATCGCATCGGGCCGCTCGTCGCGCCAGGTCGCGTCGATGGCGACCAAGCTCGCCGAAAAGATCAAGCAGCAGTTCGGCCGCATCGTGCGGATCGAAGGCCTGCCGGTCGCCGACTGGGTGCTGATCGATGCCGACGACGTCATCGTCCACCTGTTCCGCCCCGAAGTGCGCACCTTCTACAATCTTGAGCGGATGTGGGCGTTCGGCGACGACGCCCCGGCCAAGACGGCCACGCCCGGCGCCTGA
- a CDS encoding nicotinate-nucleotide adenylyltransferase, producing MTKRIGLLGGSFNPAHRGHRRMSLAAMAALGLDEVWWLVSPGNPLKPAKGMAPYDARLASARVMARRSRIKVSDFEREAGTRYTVDTVAALLKRWPMHRFIWLMGEDTIPDLHRWKDWRRLVRSVPIAVLSRPSYDDDARAARAMGWLRKFVRPSAMARQWTDWSAPAIIFLRLPPDRTSATRLRALDPNWHRRFANPGAPRVHPKE from the coding sequence ATGACCAAGCGCATCGGCCTACTGGGGGGGAGCTTCAACCCCGCGCACCGCGGCCACCGGCGGATGAGCCTGGCGGCGATGGCGGCGCTGGGGCTGGATGAAGTGTGGTGGCTGGTCAGCCCGGGCAATCCGCTGAAGCCCGCCAAGGGCATGGCACCCTATGACGCCCGGCTGGCATCGGCGCGGGTCATGGCGCGGCGCAGCCGGATCAAAGTGAGCGATTTCGAGCGCGAGGCGGGCACCCGCTACACCGTCGACACGGTCGCGGCGCTGCTGAAACGCTGGCCGATGCACCGCTTCATCTGGCTGATGGGCGAGGATACGATCCCCGATCTGCATCGCTGGAAGGACTGGCGACGCCTGGTGCGGAGCGTGCCGATTGCGGTGCTGAGCCGTCCAAGCTATGATGACGATGCCCGCGCGGCGCGCGCGATGGGCTGGTTGAGGAAATTCGTCCGACCCTCGGCCATGGCAAGGCAGTGGACGGACTGGAGTGCACCGGCGATTATCTTCCTTCGCCTGCCGCCCGACCGGACCTCTGCCACACGCCTGCGCGCGCTCGACCCGAACTGGCACCGCCGTTTCGCCAATCCCGGCGCACCGCGCGTGCATCCAAAGGAGTGA
- a CDS encoding DUF3667 domain-containing protein, which translates to MMGEFEAIGDVVSGGMLGRAVEPRAGEVGADGHTHETECLNCGTALQGEFCHACGQHGHVHRTLSAFFHDILHGVLHFEGKTWRTLPLLAWRPGELTRRYIDGERAKFVSPMGLFLFSVFLMFAVIGFTNIVHFAEAPEVRSQIQADVAKDEAKLKALQADRAAAKAAGKSTAAIDDRMAKVEEDLKVEREMVKRGVVQGTVNKVSTDIPGPIGEAIRKANANPDLFLYKLKSSAYKWSWALIPLSIPFMWLLFPFSRRFRLYDHTVFVTYSLCFMTLLACVAAIFGAVGLGPVAGLMVLVPPVHIYRQLKGAYGLGRFGALWRTAVLVVVGFAVLVGFIILLAALGLFE; encoded by the coding sequence ATGATGGGCGAATTCGAAGCGATCGGTGATGTGGTGAGCGGCGGCATGCTGGGCCGGGCGGTCGAGCCGCGCGCCGGCGAAGTCGGTGCCGACGGTCACACCCACGAAACCGAATGCCTCAATTGCGGCACCGCGCTGCAGGGCGAATTCTGCCACGCCTGCGGCCAGCACGGCCATGTCCATCGCACCTTGAGCGCCTTCTTCCACGACATCCTGCACGGTGTGCTGCATTTCGAGGGCAAGACCTGGCGCACCCTGCCGCTGCTGGCCTGGCGTCCGGGCGAGCTCACCCGCCGCTACATCGACGGCGAACGCGCCAAGTTCGTTTCGCCGATGGGCCTGTTCCTGTTCAGCGTGTTCCTGATGTTCGCCGTCATCGGCTTCACCAACATCGTCCATTTCGCCGAAGCGCCCGAAGTGCGGAGCCAGATCCAGGCCGACGTGGCCAAGGACGAAGCGAAGCTGAAGGCGCTCCAGGCCGACCGCGCGGCAGCCAAGGCGGCAGGAAAATCGACCGCCGCGATCGACGATCGCATGGCCAAGGTCGAAGAAGACCTCAAGGTCGAGCGCGAAATGGTCAAGCGCGGCGTCGTCCAGGGCACGGTCAACAAGGTCAGCACCGATATCCCCGGCCCGATCGGGGAGGCCATTCGCAAGGCCAACGCCAACCCCGACCTGTTCCTCTACAAGCTGAAGTCCAGCGCCTACAAATGGAGCTGGGCACTGATCCCGCTGTCGATTCCGTTCATGTGGCTGCTGTTCCCCTTCAGCCGCCGCTTCCGCCTTTACGATCACACTGTGTTCGTGACCTATTCGCTGTGTTTCATGACCTTGCTGGCATGCGTCGCCGCGATCTTCGGCGCGGTCGGGCTTGGGCCGGTGGCGGGGCTCATGGTGCTGGTCCCGCCCGTCCACATCTATCGACAGCTGAAGGGCGCCTACGGCCTCGGCCGGTTCGGCGCGCTTTGGCGCACCGCCGTGCTCGTGGTAGTCGGCTTCGCCGTCCTGGTTGGCTTCATCATCCTGCTGGCCGCGCTAGGCCTGTTCGAATGA
- the ftsH gene encoding ATP-dependent zinc metalloprotease FtsH — protein MAIIFGLILFVRAFDSGSTAAPGDSITYSQFIKAADEGDVQSITIATSTTGSAAISGKMQDGKTFHTISPPGANFTDRLIAKGVAVQVKAEEGSSLWLLLLYNSLPFLLILGISFFIMRQMQKNAGGGAMGFGKSRARMLTQKEGRVTFADVAGIDEAREELQEIVEYLKDPGKFARLGGKIPKGALLVGSPGTGKTLLARAIAGEAGVPFFTISGSDFVEMFVGVGASRVRDMFEQAKRSAPCIVFIDEIDAVGRHRGAGLGNGNDEREQTLNQLLVEMDGFEANEGIIIIAATNRPDVLDPALLRPGRFDRQVVVPRPDIDGREQILGVHMKKVPLAPDVDARTIARGTPGFSGADLANLVNEAALLAARRGKRLVAAQEFDDARDKVMMGAERRSMAMTDDEKKMTAYHEAGHALVFAHEPTADPIHKATIIPRGFALGMVQPLPERDSYSYHRDKMHADIAVAFGGRAAEEIIFGHDKVSSGASSDIQQATRLARAMVTKWGMSDKLGPLDFSEGDETPTGYFAPQQKRMSGETIKLIDSEVKRFVEQGLERARHILTTNIDQLHLIAQALLEFETLTGEEIKTLIGGGKIDRSGPTKPNLPTAGSSIPKAKRPKTGLGGAAPAGA, from the coding sequence ATGGCGATCATCTTCGGGCTGATCCTGTTCGTACGCGCTTTCGACAGTGGCAGCACCGCAGCGCCGGGCGACAGCATCACCTATTCGCAGTTCATCAAGGCCGCCGACGAAGGCGATGTGCAGTCGATCACCATCGCCACATCGACCACCGGCAGCGCCGCGATCAGCGGCAAGATGCAGGACGGCAAGACCTTCCACACCATTTCGCCCCCGGGCGCGAACTTCACCGACCGTCTGATCGCCAAGGGCGTCGCGGTTCAGGTGAAGGCCGAGGAAGGGTCGAGCCTGTGGCTCCTCCTCCTCTACAATTCGCTGCCCTTCCTGCTGATCCTGGGCATCAGCTTCTTCATCATGCGCCAGATGCAGAAAAATGCGGGCGGCGGGGCGATGGGCTTCGGCAAGAGCCGCGCGCGGATGCTGACGCAGAAGGAAGGCCGCGTGACCTTCGCCGACGTCGCGGGCATCGACGAAGCGCGCGAAGAGCTGCAGGAAATCGTCGAATATCTGAAGGACCCGGGCAAGTTTGCGCGGCTGGGCGGCAAGATCCCCAAGGGTGCGCTGCTGGTCGGCAGCCCCGGCACCGGCAAGACGCTGCTGGCCCGCGCCATCGCGGGTGAAGCGGGCGTGCCCTTCTTCACCATTTCGGGTTCGGACTTCGTCGAGATGTTCGTCGGCGTCGGCGCATCCCGTGTCCGCGACATGTTCGAGCAGGCCAAGCGGTCGGCGCCGTGCATCGTCTTCATCGACGAAATCGACGCAGTCGGTCGCCATCGCGGCGCCGGCCTCGGCAACGGCAACGACGAGCGCGAACAGACGCTGAACCAGCTGCTGGTCGAAATGGACGGCTTCGAAGCCAACGAAGGCATCATCATCATCGCCGCGACCAACCGGCCCGACGTGCTCGACCCCGCGTTGCTGCGCCCGGGCCGTTTCGACCGCCAGGTCGTCGTGCCGCGTCCCGACATCGACGGGCGCGAGCAGATCCTTGGCGTGCATATGAAGAAGGTGCCGCTGGCGCCCGACGTCGATGCTCGCACCATCGCCCGCGGAACCCCGGGCTTTTCGGGGGCGGACCTCGCCAACCTCGTCAACGAAGCCGCGCTACTGGCGGCCCGCCGCGGCAAGCGGCTGGTCGCGGCGCAGGAATTCGACGATGCGCGCGACAAGGTGATGATGGGCGCGGAGCGCCGGTCGATGGCAATGACCGACGACGAAAAGAAGATGACCGCCTATCACGAAGCCGGTCATGCCCTCGTCTTCGCGCATGAGCCGACGGCCGACCCGATCCACAAGGCGACCATCATCCCGCGCGGCTTCGCGCTGGGCATGGTGCAGCCGCTGCCGGAACGCGACAGCTACAGCTACCACCGTGACAAGATGCATGCCGATATCGCCGTCGCCTTCGGTGGGCGCGCGGCGGAAGAAATCATCTTCGGCCACGACAAGGTGTCGTCGGGCGCATCGAGCGACATCCAGCAGGCGACCCGGCTGGCCCGTGCGATGGTCACCAAATGGGGCATGTCGGACAAGCTCGGCCCGCTCGACTTCTCCGAAGGCGACGAGACCCCGACGGGTTATTTCGCGCCCCAACAGAAGCGGATGTCGGGCGAAACGATCAAGCTGATCGATTCGGAGGTGAAGCGCTTCGTCGAGCAGGGCCTTGAACGGGCGCGGCATATCCTGACCACCAACATCGACCAGCTGCACCTGATCGCCCAGGCGCTGCTGGAGTTCGAGACGCTGACCGGCGAGGAGATCAAGACGCTGATCGGTGGCGGCAAGATCGACCGCAGCGGGCCGACCAAGCCCAACCTGCCGACCGCCGGATCGTCGATCCCGAAAGCCAAGCGGCCAAAGACCGGCCTTGGCGGAGCGGCCCCGGCCGGCGCCTGA
- the tilS gene encoding tRNA lysidine(34) synthetase TilS, producing MTPDPQAVRRFGHDLDALIAPGTRIGLAVSGGPDSLALLLLSAAARPGLVEASTVDHGLREAAADEAAMVAALCSRLNVPHRALEAQWDEVPTANVQARARAERYRLLAAWADERALPAVATAHHADDQAETLLMRLGRGAGLSGLAGVRADMRRDDGLRLVRPLLGWRKRELVALCEAAGVEPVDDPSNCDPRHDRARVRQWMTGADLDVDRLATSAEALSDAEQALQWAMEKLIAERMVIDGDAVTIDPAGLPRDMVRRLLVAAFRRLGASEPRGAELMRAIAALDEGRNASLSGLLVRAGTPWRVSSEPPRRA from the coding sequence ATGACGCCCGACCCGCAGGCGGTGCGCCGCTTCGGGCACGATCTCGACGCCCTAATCGCGCCCGGTACGCGGATCGGGCTGGCCGTATCGGGCGGGCCCGACAGCCTTGCGCTGTTGCTGCTGTCCGCAGCGGCGCGACCGGGGCTGGTGGAAGCCTCGACGGTCGACCACGGATTGCGCGAAGCCGCGGCGGACGAAGCGGCGATGGTCGCCGCGCTGTGCAGCCGCCTGAACGTCCCGCACCGCGCCCTCGAAGCGCAATGGGATGAGGTGCCGACCGCCAATGTCCAGGCCCGCGCACGCGCTGAACGATATCGGCTGCTGGCCGCGTGGGCGGACGAGCGGGCCTTGCCGGCGGTGGCGACGGCGCACCATGCCGACGACCAGGCGGAGACGCTGTTGATGCGGCTGGGCCGCGGTGCGGGGCTATCGGGGCTGGCGGGGGTCAGGGCCGACATGCGGCGCGACGACGGGCTACGGCTGGTGCGGCCGCTGCTGGGCTGGCGCAAGCGGGAACTGGTCGCACTCTGCGAGGCGGCCGGGGTCGAGCCGGTCGACGATCCGAGCAATTGCGATCCGCGCCACGACCGAGCGCGGGTTCGCCAATGGATGACAGGTGCAGATCTCGACGTCGACCGGCTGGCGACCAGCGCCGAAGCCCTGTCCGATGCCGAACAGGCGCTGCAATGGGCAATGGAAAAGCTAATCGCGGAGCGGATGGTGATCGATGGCGATGCGGTCACGATCGACCCTGCGGGCCTGCCACGCGACATGGTACGTCGCCTGCTGGTGGCGGCGTTTCGGCGACTTGGCGCCAGCGAACCGCGCGGGGCCGAGCTGATGCGGGCGATCGCCGCACTCGACGAGGGCCGCAACGCCAGCCTGTCGGGCCTGCTGGTCAGGGCCGGGACGCCATGGCGCGTGTCGAGCGAACCGCCCCGCCGCGCCTGA
- a CDS encoding tetratricopeptide repeat protein, whose amino-acid sequence MRFKILIPLMAMTALTGPALAKAPPTPEQRIDRLEKQVRQVQKQVFPKGQPADTAGFSDDPAATQDSVNGLMTRLDAIERQMADIVRTSEENANRVSTLETELFRMRADYDKRLRGVENGGDANPAGDDSAEPVQETTNDGPPPPSRPKVENNKRDPKPAAVTPVSPASSDFDAAGEAAYDAGFQLWQQGKYDQAITALNAMAKKYPGHRRESWAYNLAGRAMLDKGQPRAAAEALLANYRRDPKGERAQDSVFYLGKSLMKLGQAGQACKAYAELEEVYRGQIRPQLAAELPAAKAEARCR is encoded by the coding sequence ATGCGTTTCAAGATTCTGATTCCCCTGATGGCGATGACCGCACTGACCGGCCCCGCGCTGGCCAAGGCACCGCCGACGCCGGAGCAGCGTATCGATCGCCTGGAAAAGCAGGTCCGCCAAGTGCAGAAGCAGGTCTTCCCCAAGGGCCAGCCGGCCGACACTGCCGGGTTCAGCGACGACCCCGCCGCGACCCAGGACAGCGTCAACGGCCTGATGACCCGCCTCGACGCGATCGAGCGGCAAATGGCCGACATCGTCCGCACGTCGGAAGAAAATGCCAATCGCGTGTCGACGCTGGAAACCGAACTGTTCCGGATGCGCGCCGACTACGACAAAAGGTTGCGCGGGGTCGAAAATGGCGGCGACGCCAACCCGGCGGGCGACGATTCCGCCGAGCCGGTCCAGGAAACGACGAACGACGGTCCGCCGCCGCCGTCGCGTCCCAAGGTCGAAAACAACAAGCGCGATCCCAAGCCCGCCGCCGTCACGCCGGTGTCGCCGGCGTCGAGCGATTTCGACGCCGCCGGCGAAGCGGCCTATGATGCCGGCTTCCAGCTGTGGCAGCAGGGCAAGTACGACCAGGCGATCACCGCGCTCAATGCGATGGCCAAGAAATATCCGGGCCACCGCCGCGAAAGCTGGGCCTACAATTTGGCCGGCCGGGCGATGCTCGACAAGGGCCAGCCGCGCGCGGCGGCCGAAGCGCTGCTGGCCAATTACCGCCGCGACCCCAAGGGCGAGCGGGCGCAGGACAGCGTCTTCTACCTCGGCAAGTCGCTGATGAAGCTTGGCCAGGCCGGGCAGGCGTGCAAGGCCTACGCCGAGCTGGAAGAAGTCTATCGCGGCCAGATCCGTCCGCAGCTAGCCGCCGAGCTTCCGGCGGCCAAGGCCGAGGCCCGGTGCCGCTGA
- a CDS encoding helix-turn-helix domain-containing protein: MDETVEVTALTVGQRLREAREARKLSVEEIAASTRIPTRHLLALENSEWDKLPAATYSIGFAKNYAGAVGLDRTEIGDALREEMGGSRPIYGQPEVYEAADPARSMPKGLVIGALILLALVVAGLMWARTRSLEADPAPVAASEDPLANAAIAAPTPVAAPLVSITAKDRVWIDIRDGQAILKQGELAAGERYDVPAEAIAPTLTTSRPEALQIMVGDQAVPTVGPAGQRASDVSLKGEDLLKAPAAATTPAPPPSAATAPAADAPKRPASRPAAPKAQPSVQPSPEPAATTASGGNSSEQANITE, translated from the coding sequence ATGGACGAGACGGTGGAAGTGACGGCGTTGACGGTCGGCCAGAGGCTGCGCGAGGCGCGCGAGGCCAGGAAACTTTCGGTCGAGGAAATTGCGGCGTCGACCCGGATCCCGACGCGCCACCTGCTGGCGCTGGAAAACAGCGAATGGGACAAGCTGCCGGCCGCCACCTACAGCATCGGTTTCGCCAAGAATTACGCCGGCGCGGTCGGGCTCGACCGGACCGAGATCGGCGATGCGCTGCGCGAAGAGATGGGCGGCAGCCGCCCGATCTACGGCCAGCCCGAAGTCTATGAAGCCGCCGATCCGGCGCGCTCGATGCCCAAGGGACTGGTGATCGGTGCGCTGATCCTGCTTGCCCTGGTCGTGGCGGGCCTGATGTGGGCGCGGACGCGGTCGCTCGAAGCCGATCCGGCGCCGGTGGCGGCAAGCGAAGACCCGCTGGCCAACGCCGCAATCGCTGCGCCGACCCCGGTTGCTGCCCCGCTCGTCAGCATCACCGCGAAGGACCGCGTGTGGATCGACATCCGCGACGGGCAGGCGATCCTGAAACAGGGCGAACTGGCCGCGGGCGAACGTTATGACGTGCCGGCCGAGGCGATTGCCCCGACGCTGACCACCAGCCGCCCCGAAGCGCTGCAGATCATGGTCGGCGATCAGGCGGTGCCCACCGTCGGCCCGGCCGGACAGCGCGCGTCCGACGTCAGCCTGAAGGGTGAGGACCTGCTGAAAGCGCCAGCCGCCGCGACGACACCCGCGCCGCCGCCCTCGGCCGCGACCGCGCCGGCCGCCGACGCTCCGAAGCGGCCGGCAAGCCGGCCCGCGGCGCCCAAGGCGCAACCGTCCGTCCAGCCTTCACCAGAACCGGCGGCCACGACCGCGAGCGGCGGCAACAGCAGCGAACAGGCCAACATCACCGAATGA